A DNA window from Choristoneura fumiferana chromosome 24, NRCan_CFum_1, whole genome shotgun sequence contains the following coding sequences:
- the LOC141441478 gene encoding mitochondrial S-adenosylmethionine carrier protein-like translates to MESLEETKLKNSTYLAPGIAGAVSGFTVVMALYPLDTLKTRLQSAQGFHKAGGFKGVYKGLTPVAIASMPSAALFFVSYETLKALMEPLVPPAFVPAAHSGAAAVAEIITCLIRVPTEIMKQRKQTYIGVDKRSSFSILYKAYKSEGIRRGVFRGYLSTVARDLPRSLIDMPIWEWLKEQVRRRNNGKVTSFQSACCGAAAGVVAGTLTTPFDVAKTRIMLAKSAHSTAHSLRIQTVLRMIYREAGLRGLFAGCTPRASAFMMSYFFFFGAYDEIKSNVEKRLQDEDTFKIWL, encoded by the exons ATGGAGTCACTGGAggaaacaaaattgaaaaattccaCATATTTGGCGCCTGGAATC GCGGGCGCAGTGTCCGGCTTCACCGTGGTAATGGCCTTGTACCCGCTCGATACTCTCAAAACTCGCTTGCAGAGTGCACAGGGCTTCCACAAGGCTGGGGGTTTCAAAGGGGTTTATAAAG GCCTAACGCCAGTAGCCATAGCGTCGATGCCAAGTGCGGCGCTTTTCTTCGTATCCTACGAGACCTTAAAGGCACTGATGGAGCCCCTAGTGCCCCCAGCGTTTGTGCCTGCGGCACACAGCGGTGCTGCCGCTGTTGCTGAGATC ATTACTTGTCTGATCAGAGTGCCAACTGAAATTATGAAGCAAAGAAAGCAGACGTACATCGGCGTCGACAAGAGAAGCAGCTTTAGTATTCTTTATAAA GCTTACAAATCAGAGGGTATCCGCAGGGGCGTGTTCCGGGGGTACTTGTCCACTGTCGCCCGGGACCTGCCCCGCAGTCTCATCGACATGCCCATCTGGGAGTGGCTGAAGGAACAAGTCAGGAGACGGAATAATGGGAAGGTTACTAGTTTCCAG AGTGCATGTTGCGGCGCAGCGGCAGGCGTGGTCGCCGGTACACTGACAACGCCTTTTGACGTCGCCAAAACCCGCATCATGCTCGCCAAGTCTGCGCACAGCACCGCACATAGCTTGCGCATACAGACAGTACTGCGTATGATATACCGAGAAGCAGGACTGCGGGGCCTATTCGCTGGGTGTACACCACGCGCGAGCGCGTTTATGATGagctattttttcttttttggagCGTATGACGAGATTAAAAGCAACGTGGAAAAGAGGTTGCAAGATGAAGATACTTTTAAGATTTGGTTGTAG
- the Rhp gene encoding GTP-Rho-binding protein rhophilin isoform X1: MGDQTIHKTCVRVNSADDDESRDEVDHDLPKKNPFVRGSDPRVATCRGRLQTRRCQLNQEINKELRLRAGAENLFKATTNRKLRETVALELSFVNSNLQLLKEQLAELNSSVELYQNDSKECVMPMIPLGLKETKEVDFREPFKDFILEHYSEDAAAHEDAISDFMDMRQAIRTPVRSTAGVALLFKYYNQLYFIERRFFPPDRSLGVYFEWFDSLTGVPSCQRTVAFEKACVLFNIAGIYTQIGAKQERHTSLGLDGAVDALLRAAGTLRYIHENFTNAPSVDLAADTLLVLAATMTAQARECLFEKLQLQARECARGELRDDLDMCLDFAQEAAQCAHTYHQLYQKMQTEGVFNYVPYSWVSLVHVKTEFYKALAHQYCATGLLHANSTPRARERVAALYHAANDRSVDNGSVTTSVKLEDELEFAVLGRAHLAEAQALYEEALRLQRMCRELRDKEPLARMVRAHAERAVRERSALRDAPDIGELELLDAPNILPSSKFQLSLTPPDFAQHRVDDLFKSLGPIAVFSAKRHWSAPRLITLQKHTDQRRASSRRNERQRRDYTDIENGKRSEKRDRSEDNSTYYNSVIRNDEKYDDYDKKLQRVMKQNGVYINSYNNIDYHPKVLDYDKYDYRNNECYVKTNTENVNGKLKNGRERRKEPLRRVASEYNVANSKTDDEGFGFSVRGDAPVMIAAVEPNSLADIGGMREGDFIISVGDKDVKWSSHEEVVALIQKAGDSLALRLATPMDKSLAKSSPDIARQSNSNQGSVSAASSASSGSTAATARSSARRAPSWNPFRRNTTRDNSSHRGSHTSNVIFR; encoded by the exons GGCTCGGACCCGCGCGTGGCGACGTGCCGCGGGCGGCTGCAGACGCGGCGTTGCCAGCTCAACCAGGAGATCAACAAGGAGCTGCGCCTGCGCGCCGGCGCAGAGAACCTCTTCAAG GCAACGACGAACCGCAAGCTGCGGGAGACGGTGGCGCTGGAACTGAGCTTCGTCAACTCGAACCTGCAGCTCCTCAAGGAACAGCTCGCGGAGCTCAACTCCTCGGTGGAACTCTATCAGAACGACAG CAAAGAATGCGTGATGCCGATGATCCCCCTCGGCCTGAAGGAGACCAAAGAGGTGGACTTCCGGGAACCCTTCAAAGACTTCATCCTGGAGCACTACAGCGAGGACGCTGCCGCTCACGAAGACGCCATCTCAGACTTTATGGACATGAGACAA GCAATCCGCACCCCAGTCCGCTCCACAGCCGGCGTAGCACTGCTCTTCAAATACTACAACCAACTGTACTTCATTGAACGACGCTTCTTCCCGCCTGACCGCTCGCTCGGAGTGTACTTCGAGTGGTTCGACTCCTTAACAG GAGTGCCATCGTGTCAACGAACAGTAGCATTTGAGAAAGCGTGCGTCCTTTTCAACATTGCTGGTATCTACACGCAAATAGGTGCAAAACAG GAGCGGCATACGTCGCTTGGTTTGGACGGTGCAGTTGACGCCTTGCTACGCGCAGCCGGGACGCTTCGCTACATCCACGAGAACTTCACCAACGCGCCGTCGGTGGATCTCGCAGCTGACACGCTCCTCGTACTGGCTGCTACCATGACG GCGCAAGCGCGCGAGTGCCTGTTCGAGAAGCTACAACTGCAGGCGCGGGAGTGCGCGCGCGGCGAGCTGCGCGACGACCTCGACATGTGCCTCGACTTCGCGCAGGAGGCCGCCCAGTGCGCGCACACATACCACCAGCTCTATCAGAAG ATGCAAACAGAAGGAGTCTTCAACTACGTGCCATACTCGTGGGTCTCATTGGTCCACGTCAAGACTGAATTTTATAAAG CCCTAGCCCACCAGTACTGCGCAACGGGGCTTCTTCACGCGAACTCGACGCCGCGCGCGCGCGAACGCGTTGCAGCGCTCTACCACGCAGCTAACGATCGCAGCGTTGACAACG GCTCCGTAACAACGTCCGTAAAGTTGGAGGACGAGCTGGAGTTTGCGGTGCTGGGTCGCGCGCACCTTGCCGAGGCGCAGGCGCTTTACGAGGAAGCGCTTCGGCTGCAGAGGATGTGCCG TGAACTCCGCGACAAGGAGCCACTGGCGCGTATGGTGCGCGCGCACGCCGAGCGCGCCGTGCGCGAGCGCAGCGCACTGCGCGACGCGCCCGACATCGGTGAGCTGGAGCTGCTCGACGCACCCAACATACTAC CATCCTCCAAATTCCAACTGTCCCTGACGCCACCGGACTTCGCACAGCACAGAGTCGACGATCTCTTCAAATCTCTAGGCCCCATCGCGGTGTTCTCCGCCAAACGGCACTGGAGCGCCCCCCGCCTCATTACACTCCAGAAACACACCGACCAACGCCGCGCCAGCTCCCGAAGAAACGAAAGACAGAGACGAGACTACACAGACATAGAAAACGGAAAAAGATCCGAGAAAAGAGACAGATCCGAAGACAATAGCACTTACTACAATTCCGTAATCAGAAACGACGAGAAATACGACGATTATGACAAGAAACTACAAAGGGTTATGAAGCAGAATGGAGTCTACATCAATAGCTACAACAATATCGACTACCATCCAAAAGTTTTAGATTACGATAAATATGACTATAggaataatgaatgttatgtcAAGACTAATACGGAAAATGTGAATGGGAAGCTGAAGAATGGGAGAGAGAGGAGGAAAGAGCCTTTGAGGAGGGTAGCGAGCGAATACAATGTGGCGAATTCGAAGACTGATGATGAAGGATTCGGATTCTCTGTGAGAGGAGATGCACCTGTCATGATTGCAGCCGTTGAACCTAATTCCTTGGCCGAT ATCGGTGGTATGCGTGAAGGTGATTTCATCATCTCAGTGGGAGACAAGGACGTGAAATGGAGCTCGCACGAGGAGGTGGTAGCGCTCATACAGAAGGCTGGAGACTCGCTCGCTCTGCGGCTTGCCACGCCGATGGACAAGAGCTTAGCCAAG TCGTCCCCCGACATCGCTCGCCAGTCTAATTCCAACCAGGGTTCCGTGTCAGCTGCCTCGTCAGCTTCCAGCGGTTCAACAGCTGCCACCGCCCGCTCCTCGGCGCGCCGGGCGCCGTCTTGGAACCCCTTCCGACGAAACACCACCAGAGACAACAGCTCGCACCGAGGTTCACACACTAGCAACGTCATATTCCGATAA
- the Rhp gene encoding GTP-Rho-binding protein rhophilin isoform X2, whose translation MMKMAAVLMGSDPRVATCRGRLQTRRCQLNQEINKELRLRAGAENLFKATTNRKLRETVALELSFVNSNLQLLKEQLAELNSSVELYQNDSKECVMPMIPLGLKETKEVDFREPFKDFILEHYSEDAAAHEDAISDFMDMRQAIRTPVRSTAGVALLFKYYNQLYFIERRFFPPDRSLGVYFEWFDSLTGVPSCQRTVAFEKACVLFNIAGIYTQIGAKQERHTSLGLDGAVDALLRAAGTLRYIHENFTNAPSVDLAADTLLVLAATMTAQARECLFEKLQLQARECARGELRDDLDMCLDFAQEAAQCAHTYHQLYQKMQTEGVFNYVPYSWVSLVHVKTEFYKALAHQYCATGLLHANSTPRARERVAALYHAANDRSVDNGSVTTSVKLEDELEFAVLGRAHLAEAQALYEEALRLQRMCRELRDKEPLARMVRAHAERAVRERSALRDAPDIGELELLDAPNILPSSKFQLSLTPPDFAQHRVDDLFKSLGPIAVFSAKRHWSAPRLITLQKHTDQRRASSRRNERQRRDYTDIENGKRSEKRDRSEDNSTYYNSVIRNDEKYDDYDKKLQRVMKQNGVYINSYNNIDYHPKVLDYDKYDYRNNECYVKTNTENVNGKLKNGRERRKEPLRRVASEYNVANSKTDDEGFGFSVRGDAPVMIAAVEPNSLADIGGMREGDFIISVGDKDVKWSSHEEVVALIQKAGDSLALRLATPMDKSLAKSSPDIARQSNSNQGSVSAASSASSGSTAATARSSARRAPSWNPFRRNTTRDNSSHRGSHTSNVIFR comes from the exons GGCTCGGACCCGCGCGTGGCGACGTGCCGCGGGCGGCTGCAGACGCGGCGTTGCCAGCTCAACCAGGAGATCAACAAGGAGCTGCGCCTGCGCGCCGGCGCAGAGAACCTCTTCAAG GCAACGACGAACCGCAAGCTGCGGGAGACGGTGGCGCTGGAACTGAGCTTCGTCAACTCGAACCTGCAGCTCCTCAAGGAACAGCTCGCGGAGCTCAACTCCTCGGTGGAACTCTATCAGAACGACAG CAAAGAATGCGTGATGCCGATGATCCCCCTCGGCCTGAAGGAGACCAAAGAGGTGGACTTCCGGGAACCCTTCAAAGACTTCATCCTGGAGCACTACAGCGAGGACGCTGCCGCTCACGAAGACGCCATCTCAGACTTTATGGACATGAGACAA GCAATCCGCACCCCAGTCCGCTCCACAGCCGGCGTAGCACTGCTCTTCAAATACTACAACCAACTGTACTTCATTGAACGACGCTTCTTCCCGCCTGACCGCTCGCTCGGAGTGTACTTCGAGTGGTTCGACTCCTTAACAG GAGTGCCATCGTGTCAACGAACAGTAGCATTTGAGAAAGCGTGCGTCCTTTTCAACATTGCTGGTATCTACACGCAAATAGGTGCAAAACAG GAGCGGCATACGTCGCTTGGTTTGGACGGTGCAGTTGACGCCTTGCTACGCGCAGCCGGGACGCTTCGCTACATCCACGAGAACTTCACCAACGCGCCGTCGGTGGATCTCGCAGCTGACACGCTCCTCGTACTGGCTGCTACCATGACG GCGCAAGCGCGCGAGTGCCTGTTCGAGAAGCTACAACTGCAGGCGCGGGAGTGCGCGCGCGGCGAGCTGCGCGACGACCTCGACATGTGCCTCGACTTCGCGCAGGAGGCCGCCCAGTGCGCGCACACATACCACCAGCTCTATCAGAAG ATGCAAACAGAAGGAGTCTTCAACTACGTGCCATACTCGTGGGTCTCATTGGTCCACGTCAAGACTGAATTTTATAAAG CCCTAGCCCACCAGTACTGCGCAACGGGGCTTCTTCACGCGAACTCGACGCCGCGCGCGCGCGAACGCGTTGCAGCGCTCTACCACGCAGCTAACGATCGCAGCGTTGACAACG GCTCCGTAACAACGTCCGTAAAGTTGGAGGACGAGCTGGAGTTTGCGGTGCTGGGTCGCGCGCACCTTGCCGAGGCGCAGGCGCTTTACGAGGAAGCGCTTCGGCTGCAGAGGATGTGCCG TGAACTCCGCGACAAGGAGCCACTGGCGCGTATGGTGCGCGCGCACGCCGAGCGCGCCGTGCGCGAGCGCAGCGCACTGCGCGACGCGCCCGACATCGGTGAGCTGGAGCTGCTCGACGCACCCAACATACTAC CATCCTCCAAATTCCAACTGTCCCTGACGCCACCGGACTTCGCACAGCACAGAGTCGACGATCTCTTCAAATCTCTAGGCCCCATCGCGGTGTTCTCCGCCAAACGGCACTGGAGCGCCCCCCGCCTCATTACACTCCAGAAACACACCGACCAACGCCGCGCCAGCTCCCGAAGAAACGAAAGACAGAGACGAGACTACACAGACATAGAAAACGGAAAAAGATCCGAGAAAAGAGACAGATCCGAAGACAATAGCACTTACTACAATTCCGTAATCAGAAACGACGAGAAATACGACGATTATGACAAGAAACTACAAAGGGTTATGAAGCAGAATGGAGTCTACATCAATAGCTACAACAATATCGACTACCATCCAAAAGTTTTAGATTACGATAAATATGACTATAggaataatgaatgttatgtcAAGACTAATACGGAAAATGTGAATGGGAAGCTGAAGAATGGGAGAGAGAGGAGGAAAGAGCCTTTGAGGAGGGTAGCGAGCGAATACAATGTGGCGAATTCGAAGACTGATGATGAAGGATTCGGATTCTCTGTGAGAGGAGATGCACCTGTCATGATTGCAGCCGTTGAACCTAATTCCTTGGCCGAT ATCGGTGGTATGCGTGAAGGTGATTTCATCATCTCAGTGGGAGACAAGGACGTGAAATGGAGCTCGCACGAGGAGGTGGTAGCGCTCATACAGAAGGCTGGAGACTCGCTCGCTCTGCGGCTTGCCACGCCGATGGACAAGAGCTTAGCCAAG TCGTCCCCCGACATCGCTCGCCAGTCTAATTCCAACCAGGGTTCCGTGTCAGCTGCCTCGTCAGCTTCCAGCGGTTCAACAGCTGCCACCGCCCGCTCCTCGGCGCGCCGGGCGCCGTCTTGGAACCCCTTCCGACGAAACACCACCAGAGACAACAGCTCGCACCGAGGTTCACACACTAGCAACGTCATATTCCGATAA